One window from the genome of Pyrus communis chromosome 16, drPyrComm1.1, whole genome shotgun sequence encodes:
- the LOC137720722 gene encoding DUF724 domain-containing protein 7-like isoform X4, whose protein sequence is MVVKKSQSATHLIKDSKVEVCSLEDGFKGAWFPAKIIDSKPLIPATKKKRKSFSDGSSNSFSPTKAVVQYETLLSDDDPDKPLTEFVEMGQIRPVPPDDNVDRPFEPGDKVDAFHLDAWWPGVVIKREEDEYTVGFMYPPDLLVVRRSELRSHWDLADGVWVRAKKEMMMVSNFSPGTAVEMNPDEERLFYAWFPAIYLGQLGIDSFLLQYKKSNNSDVKIVVRGHQIRPQPPNSTERDFSLLDKVDAFHDMGWWVGDITKVLKGNKYAVTLSCTRQEKEFSLSELRTHMDWNDGGWATMSHGRWITEVREFHFRRGSEAQSKHSCQSSKRDYELQSCESFGNSDVGTPLRKKTPCSRISVKIQSKPLSPCTDKLPYGKTKKKLKMSLQPKDDATILSLYKKLKGGHSDDSLSLEKPFARRTLIKTLNKESPVINVLKIAKQKVRGLDDQALTHFKRKGKKSSEIEKTGEVNVGDEHVMDNTESSGIKSESEATGGSHAEASCLLRMEGVGQNEDGMSSAVEGNGKLTALLVEGEEHNGGGSMAADCSNDIFELSMITRLDLKGEKHDGTGVVAQVESTETQVAKDKGSEDAMVKEEAVHSAMDIDKGITSITVGSSNPAGISKQQSEVRQQVETGVTGSEEAMREMETVNSTMDYLTQEGQVAVTGVLPKTSAHDQPLSLCINEMHSVKTIGGTSNPAGTASQQNEVNGRQVEISVTGNLDGTPNQQNEVNGRQVETGVTDGADAEQNNNAVRQVETVDSPMGCLTKELQVAVTGISEKASAHDQPFLLCTSEMYSVKPTEGSSTQVETGVTVNIEQQDSPDSPFVKSYPEIWQKVESMDAFRRYPQKPHFYPLVKCGELSRESLAIAKMLTFASLVEKTSKLNIEVPDDFFDSSFQELSDLETFGFDVKGVRDRLNSLLEMKVQLGQLQDKSKEVEIQIAEQTQERKKHNEKISGVAKQIKDLQDQLVVLMSEDAAKGTEISRLQSEENAITESILSTRCNFEKLSEAW, encoded by the exons ATGGTGGTCAAGAAAAGTCAATCAGCAACCCATTTGATCAAGGATTCAAAGGTGGAAGTTTGCAGCCTTGAAGATGGCTTCAAGGGCGCATGGTTCCCCGCCAAAATCATCGACTCGAAGCCCCTGATTCCGGCgacgaagaagaaaaggaagagctTTTCTGACGGCAGCAGTAACTCCTTCTCACCAACCAAGGCTGTGGTCCAGTACGAGACTCTGCTCTCCGACGACGACCCGGACAAGCCCCTGACGGAGTTTGTCGAGATGGGTCAAATCCGGCCGGTGCCTCCGGACGACAATGTCGACAGGCCCTTCGAGCCCGGCGACAAAGTCGACGCCTTTCACCTCGACGCGTGGTGGCCCGGGGTTGTAATCAAGCGCGAGGAGGATGAGTACACGGTGGGGTTCATGTACCCGCCTGATCTGCTTGTGGTGCGGCGGTCCGAATTGCGTTCTCACTGGGATTTGGCGGACGGCGTTTGGGTCCGAGCCAAAAAGGAG ATGATGATGGTATCAAATTTCAGCCCTGGGACAGCAGTTGAAATGAATCCGGACGAAGAAAGACTATTTTATGCTTGGTTTCCAGCAATTTATCTTGGTCAACTGGGGATCGACTCTTTCTTGCttcaatataagaaatcaaacAACAGTGATGTTAAAATTGTTGTACGTGGCCATCAGATTCGGCCTCAGCCTCCAAATTCGACCGAAAGAGATTTTAGCTTGTTGGATAAAGTGGATGCATTCCATGACATGGGTTGGTGGGTCGGAGATAttacaaaagttcttaaaggaaACAAGTATGCGGTCACTTTAAGTTGCACGAGGCAGGAGAAGGAATTCAGCCTTTCAGAATTGAGGACTCACATGGATTGGAATGATGGAGGATGGGCTACTATGAGCCATGGAAGATGGATTACTGAAGTTCGG GAATTTCACTTTAGAAGGGGGTCTGAAGCACAATCAAAGCATTCATGTCAGAGTTCCAAACGTGATTATGAATTACAATCATGTGAGAGTTTCGGAAACTCTGACGTAGGTACACCACTTCGAAAGAAAACACCTTGTTCTAGGATCTCAGTGAAAATTCAATCGAAGCCCTTGAGTCCTTGCACGGATAAATTACCTTATGGAAAGaccaaaaagaaattgaaaatgtctctgcaacCTAAAGATGATGCAACAATTTTAAGTCTTTACAAGAAGTTAAAAGGTGGGCATTCAGATGACTCCTTATCTTTGGAGAAACCATTTGCAAGGAGAACGCTGATTAAAACTCTAAACAAAGAATCCCCAGTTATTAATGTTTTG AAGATTGCGAAACAGAAGGTTAGAGGACtagatgatcaagcattaactcatttcaaaagaaaag GCAAGAAAAGCAGTGAAATCGAAAAGACCGGTGAAGTAAATGTTGGAGATGAGCATGTAATGGACAACACTGAATCTTCTGGTATCAAGTCAGAGTCTGAAGCAACAGGGGGATCTCATGCTGAAGCATCATGTCTGCTCCGTATGGAG GGGGTTGGACAGAATGAAGATGGAATGAGCAGTGCAGTAGAAGGGAATGGAAAACTGACTGCATTGCTTGTTGAAG GCGAGGAACATAATGGCGGTGGATCTATGGCTGCAGATTGCTCGAATGATATATTCGAATTGTCTATGATCACAAGGTTGGATTTGAAAG GTGAGAAGCACGATGGAACTGGAGTTGTTGCTCAAGTTGAATCGACTGAGACTCAAGTTGCAAAAGATAAAG GTTCTGAAGATGCAATGGTCAAAGAGGAAGCTGTACATTCTGCAATGGATATCGATAAAGGCATTACAAGTATTACAGTGGGCTCAA GTAACCCTGCTGGGATTTCCAAACAACAAAGTGAGGTCAGACAACAGGTTGAAACTGGCGTAACAG GTTCTGAAGAAGCAATGAGAGAGATGGAAACTGTGAATTCGACAATGGATTACTTGACACAAGAAGGTCAGGTGGCTGTGACTGGAGTATTGCCAAAGACATCTGCTCATGATCAACCTTTATCACTGTGCATAAATGAAATGCATTCTGTAAAAACCATAGGTGGTACAA GTAACCCTGCTGGGACTGCCAGCCAACAAAATGAGGTTAATGGAAGACAAGTTGAAATTAGTGTCACAG GTAACCTTGATGGGACTCCGAACCAACAAAACGAGGTTAATGGAAGACAAGTTGAAACTGGTGTCACAGATGGGGCCGATGCGGAGCAAAACAACA ATGCAGTGAGACAGGTGGAAACTGTTGATTCTCCAATGGGTTGCTTGACAAAAGAACTTCAGGTGGCTGTGACTGGAATATCCGAAAAGGCATCTGCTCATGATCAACCCTTTTTGTTGTGCACAAGTGAAATGTATTCTGTCAAACCTACAGAGGGCTCAA GTACACAAGTTGAAACTGGTGTCACTGTTAACATTGAGCAACAAGACAGTCCAGATTCGCCATTTGTGAAATCTTATCCTGAAATTTGGCAAAAAGTTGAATCTATGGATGCATTTAGAAGATATCCgcaaaaaccacatttttatccTTTAGTTAAGTGTGGAGAGCTTAGTCGTGAATCATTAGCCATTGCAAAGATGCTAACCTTTGCCTCTTTGGTTGAGAAGACCTCCAAGTTGAACATTGAGGTTCCTGACGACTTCTTTGATAGCAGCTTCCAAGAACTAAGTGATTTAGAAACGTTTGGATTTGATGTCAAGGGAGTACGTGACCGTCTGAACTCTTTGCTAGAAATGAAAGTTCAGTTGGGGCAGCTTCAGGACAAGTCAAAGGAAGTTGAAATTCAGATTGCTGAGCAAactcaagaaagaaagaaacataatgaaaaaatCAGTGGGGTTGCTAAGCAGATTAAGGACTTGCAGGATCAACTGGTGGTGCTAATGTCAGAGGATGCGGCCAAGGGTACTGAAATTAGCAGGTTGCAATCCGAAGAAAACGCCATCACTGAAAGCATTCTGAGCACCCGTTGTAACTTTGAGAAACTGAGCGAAGCATGGTGA